Genomic segment of Xenopus laevis strain J_2021 chromosome 4S, Xenopus_laevis_v10.1, whole genome shotgun sequence:
ataatgcttgtAGCAATTACAATACTTTCCTAATGCAAATACTCAAGATGAATATATTGGGTATGTGCCAATTTCCAGATTTGTATATtcaaataaggattttttttttgttttctccttttcttttttctaagtTTCTTTTTATTCAAGCAACTTTGTTATAACCAAAACCTGCAGTGCTGTAAACAATGAATTTTAGATAGGATCCTTAACATCTGTTACAGACTGCTCTGTTCTGAAAAATTTAATTGTCTAGTGACTATTTTTAACATGAAATTAAACACACTTTTCCCCAGTTATTGGTTCAAATGTAtatcattttttccccttctgtttGGTAGCAATTGATGTGCTAAACTATGTTGGCAGAGCTGATGGAAAGAGGTCATCTTGGAGAACTGGCAAAACAGATGCAAAGTAGGTAGTATTATTGTATGCTTTACATATCAAATCTTTTCAACTAGGCCTTTCATATATCTCTCAGCCCTTATTTCAAACATTAGTTTTATTGTAGGGTTGTAGATCTGCAAGAGCCTTGTTGCTTTCCTCAATGAAGCACGGTAGGAAAGAAAATATGTAAActaaaaacaatttgcatttcacaattgCTCATAGCTTTTCGAGTTACATTTTAGTACATACATTACACACTGGTAGAATCAACTTTGCAATCTTTCTTCCTCTGGCAGAAGTGGGCTTAAACcattccaggtttgcaaaagctaaattaaattggtgcaaaggcatacattttgaCTTTACtagtatttttttctcttattacTTTCCCCGTAACCATTTTTCCTCCCCATAATAGCTTTAAAAACACACTGAAATGTAGATttaaaatcatctaaacatgGTCCACACTGGACTCCGTTTGAACTTGCTCATCATAGTTGATGTGAATTCCAAGTTTAGAACATCTTGCATAGAGCACCAAGTTCATTATGGAAGTTTATTTTTAGAAACGAAGAAGAAATGTACAAAGTTCTCTTAAATGATTATGAGCAACGTCAGAAGCAGCTAATGGTTGAAAATGTAGAGCTGAAGAAGGTCTTGCAGCAAATGAAGAAAGAAATGATTTCTATTGTTTCACAACGTAAAACAAAAGAGAAACTGGAAGATAGTACTGGCACGGTAAGTGCAAGTGATCTGTATGCCTTTACCTTGGTTACATTATTTAGCATCCCACCTGATAAGTGGAATACACTTGCTTATTCTTTCCAACAGGTGACTTCAGACATTGAGGAGGAGATAGCTGATTCTAGTAAAGAGAATCTTTCTGAGTTATCCTGTGAAGCAGTGCGTGAACAACTTATTAGCAGCATCCGCCAACAGTGGCGTATATTAAAAAGCCACATGGAAAAACTTGATAACCAAGGTTAGTAGcatttcctcatattttacttgggtagaggttttttttttttttacttacaacaAAACTCCAATCATATAAATGTCATTCCAGCATGCCTTGTAAATGTGCCTACTCCTGATGAAAATGGCTTGATAGCGAGAGCAGAACATGAACAAGAGCTTGACAAACTAATAAGTGAAATTCAGCAATGTAAAGAAACGATAAGAAGCCAACAGCAACTGCTAAAGgtatttcgctttttttttttaagatttattattctATATTTCCCAAATGATCTCAATATGGCACTTGAATCAGCACGTTTTAGTAAAGGATTTATAGACGGAATCTGTACATTTACTGCCATCTTATGGACTTTTATTGTCgctacattttatataatattttcttgctttttttgtcAGTATAAAGTCAAAGCTGTACTTTTAGTACAGAATTTCATTTAGACCTGAATGTGCTGCTGACTGTTCATTTTTGAGTGGTAGAATATCACAGGCATTGTTGTATTTGCTGTATAGGTTTGGGTAGatgtcaaaatatatatttcacatgCTTTCTCTGTGGTCTTCTCCAGATGGCCATCATACCTGGAGCAGCTGCTGCTGTGTTCATTATTCAGGCAGTTCTTAATGTTCCTTAAAGTGACAATGGTACTGCTCCTGTGAGTCTTACCATGACAAAAAGAACGTGAGGTCCCTGACTCGTTTGTTATCTATGCAGGAAATTTTGGCATGTGtacttttttctttgtattgtaGTATTGTGCTTGCTGAGCCATACTGGCTTAAAGAGATATATGCACAAGTTGGTGAATGGATGCCATTGATTTATCTAGActttaaatgtattgatttttttttatatgttgatTGTAGGTACAACATTATTATATCTCTTTGTAAACCCATGTAGATTATTTTTAGCTTTCGAGTACCATTTTATATCCAATTATAAATGTACCGTATATTGGAGCCTGTTTGCTGTAGCTCAGCCTTGGTAATTTTAGAAACCCTTTAACTTAGCAGCACACAAAGACATTAAATATATACCTTTTTTTGTACATTcttttacaaaattttaaaatCCATAACCGATATCACCTATATTATTTATGTAGCAGCAGCTTAGTGTGCCTCGTGATGATGACACTTCAAAGCTTCTGCAGGACTGCTATCTACTTGAAGACAAAGAGCGTCTCCAGGAAGAATGGAAGTTGTTTAATgcgcagaaaaaaaactttgagaaagaaagaaggaatttCACAGAAGCTGCTATTCGCCTTGGGCATGAGGTAATGTCTGTTTGCCAGtttaatttatttctttgttGTGATAAGTGCTCTGACACCATTAGTATGGCAAAATTGTACCGATATTGTGTTGAACATTGTGGTAAATGGAAAAAGAAGCTAATTTACATATAGTTGCATAAGAGCAGTAGCTCTTATATATACTGATACATATCCTAAACTAACTGTAGAAGTTGAGATCTGTATTAACATTGATacaatctgccatcacaaccACACTGGCCAAATTTCagttccttaaaggaatagtaacaccaaaaatagatgttttaaaggaatgtcaatatagtgtactgttgccctgcactggtatgtAATcctgtccccttgcaagtgtatCTCTTCTAGAGACTTTGACAGCCTTTCCTCATCATAGATTTAATTCTTCTATTACTGCTACCAGtatagttgcacatctctgctaTCGCTCCAACTCATTTATGTCCTTCTTAGGCTCTGGGACCCAAAGGCCTTACCATCTATACAAAGGCAACGTTATGTTTTCATCCCCTAGTTAATCCCCTTAATTTATGCAAGACCACACTTAATTTACTTTAGTTGCCACTAAATTACACGGCTTGTTATCCACAGAAATCCCCTCAAGGAGGCGCTCAACACCTTACCATGTACCATTATCTGCTCCTGCTAATGGGCCGGTTAGGATATGAAATCTAAAAAAAGGTCTCTTTGCTATACTGCAAAAAacttatttatgtttaaaaaatgtatacagagtAGTTTCTATCCATCTttatagttacttttttttttttttttttttaaacatcccaGTTTCCACAGAGAGATAAGTGCAACTATGAAACCAAAGaatatttacttttcatttttgaattGATAAAACATGTGTAAGTAACCTTTATCAAATGACATTCGGTAGCAGATGTGCATATTTTCTCTCTGTATTGCTTGTCTTATAGAAAAAGGTCTTTGAAGAGGACAGAGCAGCTTGGTTAAAACACCAGTTCCTGAACATGACTGTGTTTTCTGACCACAAGAATCTGGAAGAAAGGAAAGTTCCCGGAGTTCACTTCAGTGAGTTTTATagttcatattttttattaatatttatgtgtCACATAAACTCCTTTAGCTTCCTTTGGTCTTGTCTTCTCCAAGAATAGCCTCTTGATTGTACTATCCTGACAGACCAATAATCAAATATCTTAATTTCTATAATGTGGTACTGGTTTCTGTATacaccgaatttggccatattgCACTGAATGTTTTCAGTGATACAGTAAACTATCTGCGAATATTCCATTGAGTAAGGATGTGCCTTTACCCACCTAATGCTCTGAAAGATCTGAAACTCGGTTCTGAAAATGATTGCATTGATTCTTTATGTATTGTCTTCAATAAAGTGTGAAATACTGTGGAGAAGCTTTTGTTTTTGTGTAAGTGGGCAAGGAAGAGTTTTAgtatattgtgtttatatttatgaTAACTGATCATACTATAAATTTTCACGTGATTAGGTTCTGAACAAGACAATTGCAGACTACACAGCAGGCCTCATGATAAAGTCCTTGCATCTTCAGGAGACTATTCCCGACGTCCTAGTAAAGCCCTGCCCATCACATCCTCTTCAAAGCACAGTCTGACTCAAATAGAGAGGTATAATGAGATGGCGTGCTATACCTATAAATGTCATTCATGTCTCTTATTTTATTTAGTGAGCTACATTCTTGTGTTAATTAACAGCATTATTTTTGTAATGGCTCTTGTAATGTTCAATACACTTGTTACAGAATGGTATGTGTGCAAGGATTATATTTTCTACGTCTTGTTTTCATATTGTGTGCAATATAAAGAAATTGACGCAGAAATATCACTTGgacactagtgtgtgtgtgtgtgtgtgtgtgtgtgtggtacatGAATATAGACCTCTGAAAATGGAGTAATGTTGAAGACATTTGCAAGAGAGCAAAGCATAAAGGCTAGTAAGTGTGTTGCAGACTGAGTTTGTTGTACAGTGCtctaatgttttggtttttttttctctattttcagCATTTCATGGAGAGATTCGAGCATTAGTCCAAATGACACTGACTTCCTGAATTAAATCCAGCTCTTGGCAGAGTCCCATGTCTGGGAGAAGGGATCTTAAGCACTTGCACAGACAACCTTATGTCTTGGCTATTCCTGTCAACAACTGTTCTTTCGTTTCTTAGCTTTGTTTGCTGCAAAAGACCAAAGCAGTCCCCTCCGCAACTATTCTTTTATACTGAATTAACAACATTTTATACCCACTATATTGGCCATGTGTGTTCGTACTGGACTCCGCTAATTAGAACAAAATTTGAAGAGTTACTTTTTGGATCCCAATTCTTGCATAGATCCCGCTTGCAGCATAATTACTTGGGGGTCACGAGGAGTTGTAGTGTGAAGCTTGCACCCAGCATAATATATTATGCCTTTTATTTAAGGGCTCCATTTATCAGGCATAAATTACAGTCTTGGTGG
This window contains:
- the ssx2ip.S gene encoding afadin- and alpha-actinin-binding protein A (The RefSeq protein has 1 substitution compared to this genomic sequence); the protein is MGDRRTISLPESDKILQYCSEIRMSPTSLLPSPSHSVANNLSGSVYTFCTEDNLEQCITYIDQELRTIGFPTVQAVSKNGEGRKLHLVSIINCIYELLQRNSQTMRSNEEVETQLLKINGDLEYLQSIHQRQKDQLEATKRENCALQERDRQMQCKNRNLLQLLKNEKEEVQKLQNIIASRSTQYNHSVKRKEREYNKLKERLYQLVMDKRDKKISIDVLNYVGRADGKRSSWRTGKTDAKNEEEMYKVLLNDYEQRQKQLMVENVELKKVLQQMKKEMISIVSQRKTKEKLEDSTGTVTSDIEEEIADSSKENLSELSCEAVREQLISSIRQQWRILKSHMEKLDNQACLVNVPTPDENGLIARAEHEQELDKLISEIQQCKETIRSQQQLLKQQLSVPRDDDTSKLLQDCYLLEDKERLQEEWKLFNAQKKNFEKERRNFTEAAIRLGHEKKVFEEDRAAWLKHQFLNMTVFSDHKNLEERKVPGVHFSSEQDNCRLHSRPHDKVLASSGDYSRRPSKALPITSSSKHSLTQIESISWRDSSISPNDTDFLN